Proteins from one Lottiidibacillus patelloidae genomic window:
- a CDS encoding DUF2971 domain-containing protein gives MKEVNIPSYLYLPLKISTNSNILFHYTNIDAIFSIFKQEKLWFSKSDFLNDPSEIHYIQDVLNEVCDQLQLSMGAKEFKREISKLFSREHPLPKDVYILSLTDNSDSLTLWSNYSEFVGYNIGLNISSLISSLENQHISYNHGKVVYDRKNQKRIIEQELKIFYNYWSMIDSNQKLEQLQLLNALFNRMFIYSIFFKKSPFYQEEEYRVALLFDNVATNNNSNNHHKFPVCFRTFNEVLIPYIEVPILNNEGFLPIESITIGPKNTIDIATEGLKYFLKVKKYDFVDVQKSNIPLRY, from the coding sequence ATGAAAGAAGTAAACATCCCATCTTATTTATATTTACCCCTCAAAATAAGTACAAACTCAAATATTTTATTTCATTATACGAATATCGATGCAATCTTTAGTATTTTCAAACAAGAGAAACTTTGGTTTTCAAAAAGCGATTTTCTGAATGACCCATCAGAAATACATTATATTCAAGATGTATTGAATGAAGTGTGTGATCAATTACAATTAAGTATGGGCGCAAAAGAATTCAAGCGGGAAATTTCAAAATTATTCTCGAGGGAACATCCACTTCCAAAGGATGTGTATATATTATCTTTAACAGACAATAGTGATTCCTTAACGTTATGGTCCAATTACTCTGAATTTGTAGGGTACAATATCGGGTTAAACATTTCTTCTTTAATTTCATCATTGGAAAACCAACATATTTCGTACAATCACGGAAAAGTAGTCTATGATAGGAAAAATCAAAAAAGGATTATTGAGCAAGAACTTAAAATATTCTATAACTATTGGTCGATGATAGACTCTAATCAAAAACTTGAACAACTTCAATTATTAAATGCGTTATTTAATAGGATGTTCATTTACTCCATCTTTTTTAAAAAATCTCCTTTTTATCAGGAAGAAGAATATAGAGTCGCACTTCTGTTTGATAATGTAGCGACTAATAACAATTCAAATAACCACCATAAATTCCCCGTCTGTTTTAGAACATTTAACGAAGTGTTAATTCCATATATTGAAGTACCAATATTAAATAATGAAGGATTTTTACCTATTGAAAGCATCACTATTGGACCAAAAAATACAATAGACATTGCTACTGAAGGACTTAAATACTTTTTAAAAGTCAAAAAATACGACTTTGTAGATGTACAAAAATCAAACATACCATTAAGATATTAA
- a CDS encoding undecaprenyldiphospho-muramoylpentapeptide beta-N-acetylglucosaminyltransferase: MKKIILTGGGSAGHVTPNLALISKLNEEKKWEIHYIGSKNGIERELINETKIPYHPISSGKLRRYIDLENIKDPFKVLAGVAQSYRLIRKLKPQVVFSKGGFVSVPVVIGAWLNKVPVYIHESDLTPGLANKIAMKFSTKVFTTFDETIAYLPKEKAVHTGSPIREAILKGNLKSGLSFLDFDNSKPIITIMGGSLGSLKINEIVRAALPELLKHYQIVHLCGKGKVDEGLNNTVGYRQYEYLGDELPDILAATNYVISRAGSNSIFEFLTLKKPMLLIPLSRNASRGDQILNAESFKKKGFASVIEEEDLTTETLIKEMKNLHDQKVTYIDQMYKYAPSNAIETIANYLNEKN; encoded by the coding sequence ATGAAAAAAATCATCTTAACAGGTGGCGGTTCTGCAGGACACGTGACTCCTAACTTAGCGCTCATCTCCAAACTTAACGAAGAGAAAAAATGGGAAATTCATTACATCGGCTCTAAAAATGGTATTGAACGAGAATTAATTAACGAAACCAAAATTCCTTACCACCCCATCTCAAGTGGTAAATTACGACGATATATCGACCTCGAAAATATTAAAGATCCTTTTAAAGTGTTAGCAGGTGTTGCCCAGTCTTATCGACTTATTCGAAAATTAAAACCTCAAGTTGTTTTTTCTAAAGGTGGATTTGTTTCTGTCCCTGTTGTAATAGGGGCTTGGTTAAACAAAGTTCCTGTCTACATACATGAATCAGACTTAACGCCTGGTTTAGCTAACAAAATTGCAATGAAATTTTCGACGAAGGTTTTTACTACATTTGATGAAACAATAGCTTATTTACCAAAAGAAAAAGCCGTGCACACCGGCTCTCCTATTAGAGAAGCAATTTTGAAGGGCAACTTAAAAAGCGGTCTCTCCTTCTTGGACTTCGATAACAGTAAGCCCATCATAACAATTATGGGAGGTAGCTTAGGTTCACTGAAAATTAATGAAATAGTTCGAGCTGCATTACCTGAATTACTAAAACATTATCAAATCGTTCATCTATGCGGAAAAGGAAAAGTTGATGAAGGATTGAATAATACAGTTGGTTATCGACAATACGAGTATCTCGGAGATGAATTGCCAGACATATTAGCTGCTACAAATTATGTAATATCTCGCGCTGGATCTAATTCAATTTTTGAATTTTTAACATTAAAAAAGCCAATGTTACTCATCCCTCTGTCGCGAAATGCTAGCCGTGGTGATCAAATTTTAAATGCAGAATCTTTTAAAAAGAAAGGCTTTGCATCTGTAATTGAAGAAGAAGATTTAACAACTGAAACATTAATTAAAGAAATGAAAAACTTACATGACCAAAAAGTCACCTATATCGATCAAATGTATAAATATGCTCCATCAAATGCAATTGAAACGATTGCAAATTATTTAAATGAGAAAAATTAA
- a CDS encoding ABC transporter permease — MKGYKQLTLAQLRIFMRNKQVLIWTLLFPIFLMLIFGSIFSDGNGVSLDIAIVDEDKSLESKQLVDILEKQETLTITTEKNESKAVAELEDGNQQIVIVIPKGYEEHLLHNEEDKQPFKLVVFYDETEMSVSQIGLAVISGIIDSISKQQVDYKPVITTDTIGIKAIELRYIDFLVPGIVALMILSNNMNGVAGQIASWRERGILRRMQGTPLKASTFISAQITARLILNATQALIVLLIANLVFDVSVKGSWFTLIFFVILGTLTFMSIGFIIAAISKTAESAGPIAGFLSFPMMFLGGVFFPINDMPEFIQPIIKAIPISHLSTAMREVMNVGSSLSALGLEVLFLFGWLIVSFAAASYLFKWN; from the coding sequence ATGAAGGGATATAAACAGCTAACATTAGCTCAACTTCGAATATTCATGAGAAATAAACAAGTTCTTATTTGGACATTGTTATTTCCTATCTTTTTAATGCTGATTTTTGGCTCGATCTTTTCTGATGGAAATGGGGTAAGTCTAGATATAGCAATTGTAGACGAAGATAAATCTTTAGAGTCTAAGCAATTAGTAGACATTTTAGAAAAGCAAGAGACTTTAACGATTACAACTGAAAAAAATGAAAGCAAGGCAGTAGCTGAATTGGAGGATGGGAATCAACAAATAGTTATTGTTATCCCAAAAGGCTATGAGGAACATTTATTACATAATGAAGAGGATAAACAGCCGTTTAAATTGGTAGTTTTTTATGATGAAACTGAGATGTCTGTATCACAAATTGGTTTAGCTGTAATAAGTGGAATTATTGATTCAATTAGTAAGCAACAAGTAGACTATAAGCCTGTTATCACTACGGATACAATAGGTATTAAAGCTATTGAGCTTCGTTATATTGACTTTTTAGTACCAGGAATTGTTGCTTTAATGATTCTAAGCAATAATATGAACGGGGTGGCAGGCCAGATCGCATCATGGAGAGAAAGAGGAATACTAAGAAGGATGCAAGGTACGCCATTAAAAGCATCAACTTTTATTAGTGCGCAAATAACGGCTAGACTTATTTTGAATGCAACACAAGCATTAATCGTTTTACTTATTGCGAATTTAGTTTTTGATGTTTCTGTAAAAGGTTCATGGTTTACGTTAATTTTCTTTGTGATATTAGGAACGTTAACTTTTATGTCAATTGGGTTTATCATTGCTGCTATTTCTAAGACTGCTGAAAGTGCTGGGCCAATTGCAGGATTTCTCTCTTTTCCGATGATGTTTTTAGGAGGGGTATTTTTCCCAATTAATGATATGCCAGAATTTATTCAACCTATTATTAAAGCAATACCCATTTCGCATTTAAGTACAGCTATGAGAGAAGTTATGAATGTTGGCAGCTCATTATCAGCACTAGGTTTAGAGGTCCTTTTCTTATTTGGATGGCTAATCGTTTCTTTTGCTGCAGCTAGCTATTTATTTAAGTGGAACTGA
- a CDS encoding ABC transporter ATP-binding protein, whose protein sequence is MIQVKGLIKKYGKLTAVNGVNFTVNKGEIFGLLGPNGAGKTTTIEMLVGLRKPDEGSATLGGYDVVTDVGKMKEVMGVQLQATSLFELLTVEELIEMYGSFYKKQVDIEHLIESMMLLEKKSDRVKNLSGGQKQRLAIALALVHDPDVVFLDEPTTGLDPQARRVLWDIILKLKEDGKTIVLTTHYMDEAHVLCDRIAIIDQGEIIALDTPEKLVKLLHSDNAIEFRVIEGELNWNELPNVTKVTKKSNYIYIYSSNLQETLSHLLFICKEKSIIFQDLHIRAATLEDVFISLTGRRLREE, encoded by the coding sequence TTGATACAAGTAAAAGGGTTAATAAAGAAGTATGGAAAATTGACCGCTGTTAATGGCGTTAATTTTACTGTTAATAAAGGTGAAATCTTTGGATTGTTAGGACCAAATGGTGCTGGAAAAACGACTACAATAGAAATGTTAGTAGGCTTAAGGAAGCCAGATGAAGGAAGTGCGACATTAGGTGGCTATGATGTAGTAACAGATGTTGGGAAAATGAAAGAAGTAATGGGTGTCCAACTACAAGCTACTTCCTTATTTGAATTATTAACAGTTGAAGAATTAATAGAAATGTACGGGAGTTTTTATAAAAAGCAAGTTGATATTGAGCATTTAATAGAATCAATGATGTTATTAGAAAAGAAATCAGATAGGGTTAAAAATCTTTCTGGTGGGCAAAAACAGCGATTAGCCATTGCGCTAGCACTAGTACACGATCCTGACGTGGTTTTTTTGGATGAACCTACAACTGGGTTGGATCCCCAAGCAAGAAGAGTACTTTGGGATATTATTTTAAAGCTTAAAGAAGATGGTAAAACCATCGTTTTAACTACACATTACATGGATGAAGCGCATGTGTTGTGCGATAGAATTGCCATTATCGATCAAGGAGAAATTATTGCGCTTGATACGCCTGAAAAATTAGTAAAACTATTACACTCTGATAATGCGATTGAGTTTCGAGTAATAGAAGGTGAATTAAATTGGAATGAACTACCAAATGTAACGAAAGTAACAAAAAAATCAAATTACATCTATATCTATTCAAGTAATCTCCAAGAAACGTTGTCTCACTTGTTATTTATATGTAAAGAAAAATCAATCATTTTTCAGGACTTACATATTCGTGCGGCAACTTTGGAAGATGTGTTTATTTCATTAACAGGGAGGAGGCTTCGTGAAGAATGA
- a CDS encoding CotH kinase family protein — translation MTNHNLPIYKVFIHPKDLSDLRKEIWSDEPVPAYLTPNQSKKKYDIDIVYRGSHIREFVKKSYHIKFYKPEFFHGLKEFHLNAEYKDPSMIRNKLSFDFFSSIGVLAPTSRHILLVINGKTEGVYLQLESVDEQFLTKRNIQNGAIFYAIDGDANFSLISDYDKGPKKTLDQGYEMKCGNEEDLLALQELIFKINTLTKDEFNQEIGSCVNIEKYLRWLTGITCTQNYDGFVHNYSLYRNHNTGLFEIMPWDYDATWGRDVNGKVMDYDYLRIQGFNTLTARILDNPIYRKLYCNILEEVLDKNFTIEKMQPKVERLHSLIQPAIIEDPYKKKDITTFNNEVEFILTFVRDRNSYIKSQMHRLTN, via the coding sequence ATGACAAATCATAATTTACCTATATATAAAGTGTTCATCCACCCGAAAGATCTTTCTGATTTAAGAAAAGAAATATGGAGTGATGAACCAGTACCTGCATATTTAACTCCCAATCAAAGTAAGAAAAAGTACGATATTGACATTGTTTATCGAGGGTCACATATTAGAGAATTTGTAAAAAAGTCATACCATATTAAGTTTTACAAACCGGAATTCTTTCATGGTCTAAAGGAATTTCACTTAAATGCAGAATATAAAGACCCTTCGATGATCAGAAATAAATTATCATTCGATTTCTTTTCAAGCATTGGTGTATTAGCACCAACGTCTAGACATATCCTTCTCGTCATTAACGGGAAAACTGAAGGCGTTTATCTTCAATTGGAGTCCGTCGATGAGCAATTCCTGACTAAACGGAACATTCAAAATGGAGCAATTTTTTATGCTATAGACGGAGATGCTAACTTCTCTTTAATTAGCGACTATGATAAAGGTCCTAAGAAAACGTTGGATCAAGGCTATGAGATGAAATGTGGTAACGAAGAGGACTTATTAGCACTACAGGAATTAATCTTCAAAATAAATACATTAACAAAAGATGAATTCAATCAAGAAATTGGAAGTTGCGTCAACATTGAAAAGTATTTACGTTGGTTGACTGGAATCACTTGCACGCAAAATTATGATGGATTTGTTCATAATTATTCGTTATATAGAAACCACAATACAGGATTATTCGAGATAATGCCTTGGGATTACGATGCTACTTGGGGTAGAGATGTTAATGGAAAGGTAATGGATTACGATTATTTAAGAATTCAAGGATTTAATACACTTACTGCCCGAATATTAGATAACCCCATTTACCGGAAATTATATTGTAATATTCTTGAAGAAGTGTTAGACAAAAACTTTACTATTGAAAAAATGCAACCGAAAGTAGAGCGTCTTCATTCATTAATTCAACCAGCTATTATTGAAGATCCTTACAAGAAAAAAGATATAACGACTTTTAACAATGAAGTAGAATTCATCCTTACCTTTGTAAGGGATCGTAATAGTTATATAAAATCACAAATGCACAGACTAACTAACTAA
- a CDS encoding YciI family protein, translating to MRERNQYIYQLKVIPRLQEEANWTKKDSNIVTEHFKRLQILTEEKIVILAGRTLSIGEEGFGIVIFEAESDDEAQLIMENDPAIKKGIMTAKLYPYRVALMRS from the coding sequence ATGAGAGAGAGAAATCAATATATTTATCAGCTAAAGGTAATACCTCGTTTACAAGAAGAAGCAAATTGGACCAAAAAAGATTCTAATATTGTTACAGAACATTTTAAACGGTTGCAAATATTGACTGAAGAAAAAATTGTAATATTAGCTGGCCGAACATTGTCTATTGGTGAAGAAGGTTTTGGTATTGTTATTTTTGAAGCGGAAAGTGATGATGAAGCTCAACTAATAATGGAGAATGACCCGGCAATAAAAAAAGGAATTATGACTGCAAAATTGTATCCATACCGTGTTGCATTAATGCGTTCATGA
- a CDS encoding GNAT family N-acetyltransferase produces MKFKQYNTINNFWTRYGELIKKYELENTLMAGNCINMLKEEQEDAFYASIDDNKGNTLLALMVPPYPIVLFATGEVDEKAFDLLSDSLMTLNISFTSVVAPNHLAEQFVHKLQEKEFYQVKELTKMQFFRLEKVTNIKRSKGKLRLAERKDLSFLKTWVPDAVIEMLGDEIDGEKKALSMIEEERLFLWIDENDIPVSMVAKTRPTFSDITLAMVYTPKVYRKQGYASASVAALSQMLLDEGYRYCTLFTDLANPTSNKIYKEIGYEAILDYYEYDVENIVTK; encoded by the coding sequence TTGAAATTCAAACAATATAACACGATTAATAATTTTTGGACAAGGTATGGTGAATTAATAAAAAAGTATGAACTAGAAAATACGTTAATGGCAGGCAACTGTATTAATATGTTAAAAGAAGAACAAGAGGATGCCTTTTATGCTTCAATTGATGATAATAAAGGAAATACTTTGTTAGCTTTAATGGTTCCTCCTTATCCAATTGTCTTATTTGCAACAGGAGAAGTTGATGAAAAAGCGTTTGACTTGTTAAGCGATTCTCTTATGACGCTCAATATCTCATTTACTTCTGTTGTTGCACCTAATCATTTGGCAGAACAATTTGTACATAAGTTACAAGAAAAAGAGTTTTATCAAGTGAAAGAGCTAACAAAAATGCAATTTTTCCGATTAGAGAAAGTTACCAACATAAAAAGAAGTAAAGGCAAATTAAGATTAGCTGAAAGAAAAGACTTATCATTTCTAAAAACTTGGGTACCCGATGCAGTAATTGAGATGCTAGGAGACGAAATTGACGGAGAGAAAAAGGCGCTTTCTATGATTGAAGAAGAGCGATTATTTTTATGGATCGATGAAAATGACATTCCTGTTTCTATGGTGGCAAAAACGAGACCAACATTCTCTGACATAACGCTAGCAATGGTTTATACTCCAAAAGTGTATCGGAAACAGGGTTACGCTTCTGCTTCAGTAGCGGCATTAAGTCAAATGCTTTTAGATGAAGGATACCGATATTGCACTCTCTTTACAGATTTGGCTAATCCTACTTCCAATAAAATTTATAAAGAAATTGGTTATGAAGCTATATTAGATTACTACGAATATGATGTTGAAAATATAGTAACCAAGTAA
- a CDS encoding PCYCGC motif-containing (lipo)protein, which produces MFKLLNFIIFLCMIVLISACNTTESTTQDEPKHWHVGGDLREETSSIETLPTMLAEKDDSIKEIYLSAAKHPEILRYMPCYCGCSISAGHKDSSACFYSEIREDGSIVWDNHGAKCMTCLEIAKTSVAMFNEGKSLYEIRTTIDTYYTEKGYKNPTPTKMPQK; this is translated from the coding sequence ATGTTTAAATTACTTAACTTTATTATATTCCTTTGCATGATCGTATTGATTTCAGCTTGTAACACGACAGAATCGACTACTCAAGATGAACCTAAACATTGGCATGTAGGAGGAGACTTAAGAGAAGAGACGAGCTCTATTGAGACATTACCTACAATGTTAGCCGAAAAAGATGATAGTATAAAAGAAATCTATTTATCTGCAGCGAAACATCCAGAAATATTAAGGTATATGCCATGTTATTGTGGATGTTCTATTTCTGCAGGGCATAAAGATAGTTCAGCATGTTTTTATTCAGAAATCCGTGAAGATGGAAGTATCGTTTGGGATAACCACGGTGCAAAGTGTATGACTTGTTTAGAAATTGCTAAAACTTCTGTTGCTATGTTTAATGAAGGTAAATCTCTCTATGAAATTAGAACAACAATTGACACGTATTATACGGAAAAAGGATACAAAAATCCTACTCCAACAAAAATGCCACAAAAGTAA
- a CDS encoding MFS transporter has translation MWKNNNFIILMLGVAISATGMWVGIIGNLEFLQQNIESSFIQALIILAGFIVGVFLAPWAGRIIDSKPKKNVLLVSWAVRISAVIFMFLAIEYNSIWWMLVYTFLMGISGAFINPTIQTLIPMVVNKEELIAANGVNINIFTGARIVGTALGALLLEMMTLNMLYFVMMIAFILTFATTLFLKVEEVFTEENKQKVKESLLTSIKKLGPIITGKPKVISGILLIIPAFLFLSGFNLMMIEISELQADSSIKGIIYTVEGTCVFIGTFLAKRFFNNSKTLKPLIFLSFVISISQLSLYFADMRVTSIISFAMFGIAAGALFPVVTTIFQTEIESEYHGRFFSMKGMLENILFQVLMLLTGLFLDTIGFKVMVLIFGTISTVYVIFIALYRNNKYESSDSNVVVSK, from the coding sequence ATGTGGAAGAATAATAACTTTATAATATTAATGCTTGGGGTGGCAATTTCCGCTACAGGTATGTGGGTCGGAATTATTGGGAACCTAGAATTTTTGCAACAAAATATAGAATCGTCATTTATTCAAGCGCTAATCATTTTAGCTGGTTTTATTGTTGGAGTATTTTTAGCTCCTTGGGCGGGGCGAATCATAGATAGTAAACCTAAGAAGAATGTATTATTAGTTAGCTGGGCTGTTCGAATTTCAGCAGTTATCTTTATGTTTCTTGCCATAGAATATAATTCAATTTGGTGGATGCTTGTATATACCTTTTTAATGGGAATATCAGGAGCATTTATTAACCCGACAATCCAAACATTAATCCCGATGGTAGTGAATAAAGAAGAGTTAATTGCAGCAAACGGTGTAAATATTAATATATTTACAGGTGCGAGAATAGTAGGAACGGCATTGGGTGCCCTTTTATTAGAAATGATGACATTAAACATGTTGTACTTTGTTATGATGATTGCCTTTATCCTTACATTTGCAACGACTTTATTTTTAAAAGTGGAAGAAGTTTTCACAGAAGAAAATAAACAAAAAGTGAAGGAAAGTTTACTTACATCTATAAAAAAACTAGGACCTATAATTACTGGAAAACCAAAAGTAATAAGCGGGATATTGCTCATTATTCCTGCATTTTTGTTTTTATCTGGGTTTAACCTAATGATGATCGAAATAAGCGAACTTCAAGCTGATTCTAGTATAAAAGGAATTATTTATACAGTTGAAGGAACTTGTGTTTTTATTGGTACGTTTTTAGCGAAGCGCTTCTTTAATAACTCAAAGACATTAAAACCATTAATCTTCTTATCATTTGTCATATCAATCTCACAATTATCTTTATACTTTGCGGATATGAGAGTTACATCAATCATCTCCTTTGCAATGTTTGGGATTGCGGCAGGTGCTCTATTCCCAGTTGTTACAACAATTTTCCAAACTGAAATTGAGAGTGAATACCATGGAAGATTCTTCTCGATGAAGGGGATGCTAGAAAATATTTTATTCCAAGTATTGATGCTTTTAACAGGACTTTTTTTAGATACAATTGGATTTAAAGTAATGGTATTGATCTTTGGAACGATTTCTACAGTGTACGTCATTTTTATTGCTTTATATAGAAATAACAAATATGAAAGTTCTGATAGTAATGTGGTCGTATCAAAATAA
- a CDS encoding M4 family metallopeptidase has protein sequence MKRIFVSLLAMTLVFSTSAVFAADMGVAYIKYNEATDTPILKGKKLLNWKAGKDTPSFIYGDLSTKTYSDVFSVKEFIKENTKTFKLNPAKDLTLMETTTDEVGMTHYRFIQSVKGVPIEGAEFFVHTDKDGYVKAVNGNLVTSAKQFKMPKQKVSEAKAIQNAWSHINLSKEDTIVESHGPSVHGNHVENTAEKSKLVVYEHEGKFYLTHKVQLQFIEPYGANWQVFVDATNGEIVDSFNAVTHGATSGYGYGVLGDYKTLNTYYYNGWYYLYDVTKPMNGVIETRDANNGTTQGGYSVDSNNAFTSSGQAADVDAHKYAGIVYDYYYNTHNRNSFDNAGSTIISTVHYSTNYNNAFWNGNQMVYGDGDGTTFIALSGALDVVAHELTHAVTERTAGLIYQDQSGALNESMSDVFGYFVEPNDYLMGEDVYTPGISGDALRSISDPTAYGQPDHMNDYYYTSSDNGGVHTNSGIPNKAAYNTIVSIGKTKAEKIYYRALTVYLTSSSDFSDARAALLSSTADLYGYGTEYTAVENAWDAVGVY, from the coding sequence ATGAAAAGGATTTTCGTAAGTTTATTAGCAATGACTTTAGTATTTAGTACTTCCGCAGTGTTTGCAGCAGATATGGGTGTTGCCTATATCAAATATAATGAAGCAACAGATACTCCAATACTAAAAGGAAAAAAGTTATTAAACTGGAAGGCTGGAAAAGATACACCGTCTTTTATTTATGGAGATCTTTCAACTAAGACTTATTCAGATGTATTTTCAGTAAAAGAATTTATTAAAGAAAACACAAAAACTTTTAAATTAAACCCTGCCAAAGATTTGACATTAATGGAAACTACGACAGATGAAGTCGGAATGACACATTATCGCTTTATTCAATCAGTAAAAGGCGTACCCATTGAAGGTGCAGAGTTTTTCGTTCATACAGATAAAGATGGTTATGTGAAAGCTGTAAATGGGAATCTTGTGACTAGTGCAAAACAATTTAAAATGCCTAAACAAAAGGTTTCTGAAGCAAAAGCGATTCAAAATGCTTGGAGCCATATTAATTTATCAAAAGAAGATACAATCGTGGAATCACATGGACCTAGCGTACATGGTAATCATGTTGAAAATACTGCAGAAAAATCCAAGTTAGTCGTATATGAACATGAAGGTAAGTTTTACTTAACACACAAAGTCCAACTTCAATTCATTGAGCCGTACGGTGCGAACTGGCAAGTTTTTGTAGATGCTACTAACGGAGAAATTGTAGATAGTTTTAATGCGGTAACACATGGAGCGACATCAGGATATGGCTACGGAGTTCTTGGCGATTACAAAACGCTAAATACTTATTACTATAATGGCTGGTACTATTTATATGATGTTACTAAGCCAATGAATGGCGTAATTGAAACACGCGATGCAAATAACGGCACCACTCAAGGTGGTTACTCTGTTGATAGTAATAATGCGTTTACTTCATCCGGTCAAGCAGCTGATGTTGACGCACATAAATATGCTGGAATTGTTTACGATTACTACTACAATACACATAACAGAAATAGTTTTGATAACGCAGGATCTACAATAATTTCAACTGTTCACTACAGTACAAATTACAACAATGCATTTTGGAATGGAAACCAAATGGTTTATGGTGATGGGGACGGTACAACGTTCATAGCTTTATCAGGTGCATTGGACGTAGTGGCTCATGAATTAACACATGCAGTGACAGAAAGAACTGCTGGATTAATCTATCAAGATCAGTCCGGAGCATTAAATGAATCGATGTCTGATGTATTTGGATATTTTGTTGAACCAAATGATTACCTAATGGGTGAAGATGTTTATACACCAGGTATATCTGGAGATGCATTACGTAGTATTTCAGACCCAACGGCTTATGGCCAGCCAGATCATATGAATGATTACTATTACACTTCTTCAGATAACGGTGGCGTGCATACGAACAGTGGAATTCCAAATAAAGCAGCTTACAATACAATTGTAAGCATAGGCAAAACAAAAGCTGAAAAAATTTATTATCGTGCATTAACTGTATATTTAACATCTTCGAGTGACTTTAGTGATGCTCGTGCAGCCCTTCTTTCATCAACAGCTGACCTTTATGGTTATGGAACAGAATATACAGCTGTAGAAAATGCTTGGGATGCTGTAGGTGTTTACTAA
- a CDS encoding VOC family protein — protein MMKNDLVKRIATVEIPVSNLKSSIEWYGNMLGMKCLVELEKAAMLSFNESKGVPTVYLVETADTNSVSFTNTNNGVVHSIIDFFTPNLEGFYNFLIDNGVEVGPLNVGPEGLGGFGFQDRDGNWISACNVVHSGQE, from the coding sequence ATGATGAAAAATGACTTGGTGAAGCGAATTGCAACGGTTGAAATTCCAGTTTCTAACCTTAAATCTTCAATTGAGTGGTATGGAAATATGTTAGGAATGAAGTGTTTAGTTGAGCTTGAGAAAGCTGCAATGCTTAGTTTTAATGAAAGTAAAGGAGTTCCAACAGTGTATCTTGTAGAAACAGCTGATACTAATAGCGTTTCATTTACAAACACAAATAACGGCGTTGTACATAGCATAATTGATTTTTTTACGCCAAATCTCGAAGGTTTTTATAACTTCTTAATTGATAATGGGGTAGAAGTAGGTCCATTAAATGTTGGTCCTGAAGGATTAGGTGGTTTTGGATTTCAGGATAGAGATGGGAACTGGATTAGTGCCTGCAATGTTGTTCATTCTGGCCAAGAATAA
- a CDS encoding HesB/YadR/YfhF family protein yields MNITITKPALQWFKREIDLTEGEGVRIFARYGGCGDVQTAFSLAVTKAEPLDAVAQTIEDGITFFIEQQDSWYFDGKSLTIKYSRKYEEIEYVVE; encoded by the coding sequence ATGAATATTACAATTACAAAACCAGCATTACAGTGGTTTAAACGTGAGATAGATTTAACTGAAGGAGAAGGTGTACGAATTTTTGCTCGATATGGAGGGTGTGGTGATGTGCAAACAGCTTTTTCATTAGCTGTAACTAAAGCAGAGCCACTTGATGCAGTTGCTCAAACTATTGAAGATGGCATTACATTTTTCATTGAGCAACAAGACTCTTGGTATTTTGATGGGAAAAGTCTAACAATAAAGTACAGTCGAAAGTATGAAGAGATCGAATATGTTGTTGAATAA